The Klebsiella sp. RHBSTW-00484 genome includes a window with the following:
- the fdhF gene encoding formate dehydrogenase subunit alpha, translating to MKKITSVCPYCGAGCKLKLVVDNNKIIRAEAADGVTNQNQLCLKGYYGWDFLNDTQLLTPRLQQPMIRYQKGGKFTPVSWDEAIRYTAKKLREIKEKHGPRAIMTTGSSRGTGNETNYVMQKFARGVLNTNNVDCCARVCHGPSVAGLQLALGNGAMSNSISDIENSKCLLVFGYNCADSHPIVARRVIKARENGAKIIVCDPRRIETARIADRHLQLNNGSNMALVNAFAHVLLEENLYNHDYVERYTEGLDTYREMVKDYSPEAVEEIVGVSALEIRQAMRMFAAAPSATIMWGMGVTQFGQAVDVVRGLASLALLTGNLGRANVGVGPVRGQNNVQGACDMGVLPNMFPGYQDVTDANARAKFAKAWGIDPALMDDKVGTRITEVPHKALTGEIKAYYIMGEDPLQTEADLGLVRKGIEALDFVVVQDIFMTKTAEIADVLLPATSWGEHGGVFTCADRGFQRFEQAIIATGNVKRDWEIISLLASEMGYPMHYDNNQQIWDEMRELCPLFYGVTYEKMGDMNHVQWPCPTLDHPGTPWLYKDNQFDTPTGKGQLFAAPWRAPAEIPDAEYPLVLCTVREVGHYSCRSMTGNCAALQSLADEPGRVQINRADAQRLGIADQQLVWVSSRRGKVITRADISDRINLGAVYMTYQWWVGACNELTQDNLDPISKTPETKYCAVKVEAIEDQRWAEQYAWTSYSEMKARLKAAVNV from the coding sequence ATGAAAAAAATCACGAGCGTTTGCCCTTACTGCGGGGCCGGTTGCAAACTTAAGCTGGTCGTCGATAACAATAAAATTATCCGCGCCGAAGCGGCCGATGGTGTGACTAACCAAAATCAGCTATGCCTCAAAGGCTACTACGGCTGGGATTTCCTCAACGATACGCAACTGCTGACGCCACGCCTGCAGCAACCGATGATTCGCTACCAGAAAGGCGGTAAATTCACTCCGGTCAGCTGGGATGAAGCTATCCGCTACACGGCGAAAAAACTGCGTGAAATAAAAGAAAAACATGGTCCGCGCGCCATTATGACCACCGGTTCATCCCGTGGTACCGGCAATGAAACCAACTATGTGATGCAAAAGTTCGCCCGCGGAGTGCTCAATACTAATAACGTCGACTGCTGCGCCCGCGTCTGCCACGGCCCGTCGGTAGCCGGTCTTCAGTTAGCGCTCGGCAACGGCGCGATGAGCAACTCAATTAGCGATATTGAAAACTCAAAATGCCTGCTGGTATTTGGCTATAACTGCGCCGATTCCCACCCTATCGTTGCCCGCCGGGTGATTAAAGCCCGCGAAAACGGCGCGAAAATCATCGTCTGCGACCCGCGTCGTATCGAAACCGCCCGCATCGCCGACCGCCACCTCCAGCTCAACAATGGCAGTAATATGGCGCTGGTTAACGCCTTCGCCCACGTGCTGTTGGAAGAGAATCTGTATAACCATGATTATGTCGAGCGTTATACCGAAGGGTTGGATACCTATCGTGAAATGGTCAAAGACTACTCTCCCGAGGCTGTCGAAGAGATAGTCGGCGTTTCGGCGCTTGAGATTCGTCAGGCAATGCGCATGTTTGCCGCCGCACCTTCTGCCACCATTATGTGGGGCATGGGCGTGACCCAGTTTGGTCAGGCGGTGGATGTGGTCAGAGGGCTGGCGAGCCTCGCACTGTTAACCGGCAACCTCGGACGCGCTAACGTCGGCGTGGGACCTGTGCGCGGGCAAAACAACGTCCAGGGCGCCTGTGATATGGGCGTGTTGCCAAATATGTTCCCTGGCTATCAGGATGTCACCGATGCTAACGCACGCGCTAAATTCGCCAAAGCCTGGGGTATTGATCCCGCGCTGATGGACGACAAAGTTGGGACCCGCATCACCGAGGTGCCGCATAAAGCGCTGACCGGCGAGATCAAAGCCTACTACATCATGGGCGAAGACCCGCTACAGACCGAGGCCGATCTGGGCCTGGTGCGCAAAGGTATCGAAGCGCTCGATTTTGTGGTGGTGCAGGATATCTTTATGACCAAAACCGCAGAAATCGCTGATGTGCTGCTGCCCGCCACCTCCTGGGGCGAACATGGCGGCGTCTTTACCTGCGCCGACCGCGGTTTTCAGCGCTTCGAACAGGCGATTATTGCCACCGGTAACGTTAAGCGCGACTGGGAAATCATCAGTCTGTTGGCCAGCGAAATGGGCTACCCGATGCATTACGATAACAACCAGCAGATCTGGGACGAAATGCGCGAGCTGTGCCCGCTATTCTATGGCGTCACTTATGAAAAAATGGGCGATATGAACCACGTGCAGTGGCCGTGCCCGACGCTGGATCACCCCGGCACGCCGTGGCTGTATAAGGACAATCAGTTCGATACGCCAACCGGAAAGGGTCAGCTGTTTGCCGCGCCGTGGCGAGCGCCCGCGGAGATACCGGATGCAGAGTATCCGCTGGTGCTGTGCACCGTACGCGAAGTCGGCCATTACTCCTGCCGTTCGATGACCGGTAACTGTGCGGCGTTGCAGTCGCTCGCCGATGAACCGGGCCGGGTGCAAATCAACCGCGCCGACGCGCAGCGTCTGGGGATTGCCGATCAACAGCTGGTGTGGGTCAGTTCCCGACGCGGCAAGGTAATTACCCGCGCCGACATCAGCGATCGCATTAATCTCGGGGCCGTGTATATGACCTATCAGTGGTGGGTGGGCGCCTGTAATGAATTAACTCAGGACAATCTCGACCCAATCTCGAAGACACCGGAAACCAAATATTGTGCGGTGAAGGTGGAAGCAATTGAGGATCAGCGCTGGGCCGAGCAGTACGCCTGGACAAGCTACAGCGAGATGAAAGCCCGCCTGAAAGCGGCGGTTAACGTGTAA
- a CDS encoding malate/lactate/ureidoglycolate dehydrogenase, whose product MQTGHRFQATDLHQFVKTLFTHMGSTPTEASLVADHLIAANLAGHDSHGVGMIPSYVRSHALGCLQLNRHASVMKDAGAVVTLDGNGGFGQVVAHEAMQMGIEKAKQHGMAAVALRNAHHIGRIGYWAEQCAAAGMISIHFVNVVGNIMVAPFRGKDSRFGTNPLCVVFPREGHPPLLLDYATSAIAFGKTRVAWHKGVPVPPGSLIDAQGVPTTDPAVMQTSPLGALLTFAEHKGYALATLCEVIGGAVSGGKTSHKENLQASVDAIFNCMTTIILSPEAFDAPDMQRETEAFIDWCKQSPHDENTPILAPGEWEEANRQERLAQGIPLDAGSWQAICAAAEEVGLPAETLAQLRLKLA is encoded by the coding sequence GTGCAGACAGGACATCGCTTCCAGGCTACGGACCTGCATCAATTTGTTAAAACGCTGTTCACTCATATGGGCAGTACTCCCACCGAAGCCTCCCTCGTTGCCGACCATCTGATTGCCGCTAACCTTGCCGGTCATGATTCCCACGGCGTGGGCATGATCCCGAGCTATGTACGTTCCCACGCGCTGGGTTGTCTTCAGCTCAACCGCCATGCCAGCGTGATGAAGGATGCAGGCGCGGTCGTCACCCTTGATGGTAACGGCGGGTTCGGTCAGGTAGTGGCTCACGAAGCCATGCAGATGGGCATCGAAAAAGCGAAACAGCACGGCATGGCCGCCGTCGCACTGCGTAACGCGCACCACATAGGCCGCATCGGCTACTGGGCAGAACAGTGCGCCGCCGCCGGGATGATCTCTATTCACTTCGTGAACGTTGTCGGCAACATTATGGTCGCGCCGTTTCGTGGCAAAGACAGCCGCTTCGGTACCAACCCGCTGTGCGTGGTTTTCCCGCGCGAAGGCCATCCCCCGCTGTTGCTGGATTACGCCACCAGCGCTATCGCTTTTGGTAAGACCCGCGTCGCTTGGCACAAAGGCGTTCCGGTACCGCCAGGTTCATTGATTGACGCTCAGGGCGTTCCCACCACCGACCCGGCGGTTATGCAGACCTCGCCGCTCGGCGCGCTGTTGACCTTTGCCGAGCATAAAGGCTACGCGCTGGCGACGTTGTGTGAAGTCATTGGCGGCGCGGTATCCGGTGGCAAAACCTCGCATAAGGAGAATCTACAAGCCAGCGTAGACGCTATTTTCAACTGTATGACCACCATCATACTCAGCCCGGAAGCATTCGACGCGCCAGATATGCAGCGTGAGACCGAGGCGTTTATCGACTGGTGCAAACAGTCACCGCATGATGAAAATACACCGATTCTGGCCCCGGGCGAGTGGGAAGAAGCCAACCGTCAGGAACGTCTGGCGCAGGGTATTCCACTGGATGCCGGGAGCTGGCAGGCGATTTGCGCCGCCGCCGAGGAAGTCGGATTACCCGCAGAGACTCTCGCGCAGCTACGGCTTAAGCTGGCCTGA
- a CDS encoding small membrane protein: protein MNISTIFLMTIAILLLGISVYSLLSYIKERRAKRFRPFRQR from the coding sequence ATGAATATCAGTACCATTTTTCTGATGACCATCGCTATTTTACTGCTGGGGATATCGGTATATAGCTTGCTAAGCTATATTAAAGAACGCCGGGCCAAACGCTTTCGGCCTTTCCGCCAGCGATAA
- a CDS encoding helix-turn-helix domain-containing protein produces the protein MSQNINCYGIEVVNNRRPDEIIATHKTISGVNGDYCSAMGSKNETIFDPHQTTESSIYISLIVQGNQIIRGRKESANSQVNQGTLIVHQRNDYYHYQCNDVKQLYVIPRSDKINEVFSGKLNSPMVSLENHHLAGFLKSHMQLLDAQSAILSTKETATVVDGLHNMALIMLADVAKERGLFSPGKLSHLFNGAKSFIMQNYHQHSLSPDMLTQTLRCSRASLDRAFNEQKTSVMALIRDIRLEAAREMLENNLQLRIEQISWVCGFVSHPLFGKQFREKYHVSPKVWRDNYNKAS, from the coding sequence TTGTCGCAGAACATTAACTGCTACGGTATTGAAGTGGTTAACAACCGGCGGCCGGACGAGATTATTGCCACTCATAAAACTATCTCCGGCGTTAACGGAGATTATTGTAGTGCGATGGGTTCAAAAAACGAAACGATATTCGACCCGCACCAGACAACGGAATCTTCGATTTATATTTCACTGATCGTTCAGGGCAACCAAATCATTCGCGGTCGTAAAGAGTCCGCCAACTCACAGGTGAATCAGGGAACGTTAATTGTTCACCAACGCAACGACTATTATCATTATCAATGTAATGATGTAAAACAGCTCTACGTTATTCCTCGCAGCGATAAAATAAACGAAGTATTCAGTGGGAAATTAAACAGCCCAATGGTCTCTTTAGAAAATCATCATCTGGCAGGATTTTTGAAATCACATATGCAGTTACTGGATGCGCAGTCTGCCATTCTGTCAACAAAAGAGACGGCGACCGTCGTTGATGGATTGCATAATATGGCTTTAATCATGCTTGCCGATGTCGCTAAAGAGAGAGGCTTATTTTCCCCAGGCAAGCTAAGCCATCTATTCAATGGCGCTAAGTCTTTCATTATGCAGAACTATCATCAACATAGCTTATCGCCAGATATGCTGACGCAAACGCTACGCTGCTCGCGCGCCAGTCTCGACAGAGCCTTTAATGAACAGAAAACATCGGTGATGGCATTAATAAGAGACATACGTTTAGAGGCTGCGAGAGAGATGCTGGAAAATAACCTGCAGCTTCGCATTGAGCAGATTTCCTGGGTTTGCGGTTTTGTCAGCCATCCATTATTTGGCAAGCAGTTTCGCGAAAAATATCACGTATCACCGAAAGTCTGGCGAGACAATTATAATAAGGCGAGTTAA
- the nqrC gene encoding NADH:ubiquinone reductase (Na(+)-transporting) subunit C: protein MRKGKIIVLVLMVFCVLIFAIVAAWFLLSKDNFAVPENAETEAAVLQVAGLTRNGQRDPQALKSLYQQRVAVRQVNLDNGQLLAMGAESNVKKRCVELAASRDPAQIRQRCSLGEVYVVRDNNNEIQQVILPVYGKGAKSMMYALIALETDGRTVKDLMYYQQNETPLLGARVEDPAWRSQWPGKKIRDNNGQPALKVIQNNPGQHNDYTVDGISGATLTSTGVEKSINYWVGEQGYGKFLQRLQQNPEILNR from the coding sequence ATGCGTAAAGGTAAAATTATTGTTTTAGTTTTGATGGTTTTTTGTGTTCTTATTTTTGCAATTGTTGCTGCCTGGTTTTTGCTGTCCAAAGACAATTTTGCCGTACCCGAAAACGCGGAAACAGAAGCTGCGGTTCTCCAGGTTGCTGGTTTAACGCGTAATGGGCAACGCGATCCGCAGGCGCTGAAATCGCTCTATCAACAACGCGTGGCGGTGCGTCAGGTAAATCTTGATAACGGTCAGTTGTTGGCTATGGGAGCAGAGAGCAATGTGAAAAAACGCTGTGTCGAACTGGCAGCGTCACGTGATCCGGCGCAAATCCGCCAGCGCTGTTCACTGGGTGAGGTTTACGTTGTTCGAGATAATAATAATGAAATTCAGCAGGTTATACTTCCGGTTTACGGCAAAGGCGCGAAGTCGATGATGTATGCGTTAATCGCCCTTGAGACCGATGGCCGCACGGTAAAAGACCTGATGTATTACCAGCAGAATGAAACACCGCTGCTGGGGGCAAGAGTCGAAGACCCGGCCTGGCGTAGCCAATGGCCAGGCAAAAAAATACGCGATAATAACGGCCAGCCAGCGCTAAAGGTTATTCAGAATAATCCCGGTCAGCACAATGATTATACGGTGGACGGAATCAGCGGCGCGACCCTGACTTCAACTGGCGTCGAGAAGAGTATTAATTACTGGGTGGGTGAGCAGGGGTACGGTAAGTTCCTTCAGCGGCTACAGCAAAACCCTGAAATATTAAATCGTTAA
- a CDS encoding FTR1 family iron permease — translation MAVPRSFLLLMLFSLVFGSACAMAQTHYAPYIEDIEQRLDKTAEFYQQQKNTEARREVQMAYFEVFENLEGPIRINISARKSYEMESTFGEIRRMIGEGKPQSEVQARIDGLKQALREVEPILDGGHRLVAEEQHTALSRDDIALHWQDSFRTIDDMLAQAVTEYQAGNYAQASQQVQQAHYQGFKNSEMETSVRQNRSAKEAAAINQQFTALITLTSQPDHLNDVSYQVTTLLQDLEDILPGLPTTRDDQPVSAPASADNAAPIEDAGARADWASVAAGINQSINAALERYQNGEGQDAILDVQDTYFDRFEATGMENKIGSRDSAFKTSLEAHFTRMVSLMKANQPPEKLVAEAAALEQDLQKAVAMLGEGEETQWSLLLYSLMIIVREGLEALLIVAAIVAYLVKNNHHDKLPLIRQSVIVALVASVATAFIFQLLFTNSGASRELLEGVTMLIAVVMLFFMSYWLLSKVEARHWKAWLEGKLSHSLSRGSLVGLWLTSFLAVYREGAETVLFYYALIGDAQGLPGHLAIGAGFVIGCVVLLIAWLVMRYSVVRLPLKPFFMFTGGFMYLMAFVFAGKGVLELVEGKLFQPTLINGMPEISWLGIYPYVETLLPQIVLLLAALVALWIMRRRRAPDETIKTSF, via the coding sequence ATGGCTGTTCCTCGTTCTTTCTTGCTGCTGATGTTGTTTAGCCTCGTGTTCGGCAGCGCGTGCGCGATGGCGCAGACCCACTATGCGCCGTATATCGAGGATATCGAGCAACGTCTTGATAAGACAGCCGAATTCTATCAGCAGCAAAAAAATACCGAAGCGCGCCGTGAGGTGCAAATGGCCTACTTTGAAGTGTTTGAAAACCTCGAAGGACCAATCCGCATTAACATTTCGGCGCGGAAAAGCTACGAGATGGAAAGCACCTTCGGTGAAATCCGGCGCATGATCGGCGAGGGCAAACCGCAGAGCGAAGTTCAGGCGCGGATCGACGGGCTGAAGCAGGCGCTGCGCGAAGTTGAGCCGATACTGGACGGCGGGCATCGACTGGTGGCGGAGGAGCAGCATACCGCGCTGTCGCGCGATGACATTGCGCTGCACTGGCAAGATAGTTTTCGCACCATTGACGATATGCTGGCGCAGGCGGTAACGGAGTATCAGGCCGGTAACTATGCGCAGGCCAGCCAGCAGGTGCAGCAGGCGCACTATCAAGGCTTCAAAAACTCCGAAATGGAAACCTCGGTACGTCAGAATCGCTCGGCGAAAGAGGCCGCCGCTATCAACCAGCAGTTTACCGCGCTGATTACCCTGACCTCCCAGCCGGACCACCTGAACGATGTTTCCTATCAGGTCACCACGTTATTGCAGGATCTGGAAGATATTCTGCCAGGTCTGCCAACCACCCGTGACGATCAGCCGGTAAGCGCTCCGGCTAGCGCCGACAACGCCGCACCGATTGAGGATGCGGGGGCTCGGGCAGATTGGGCGAGCGTCGCTGCCGGGATCAACCAAAGCATCAATGCCGCTCTGGAGCGCTATCAGAACGGGGAAGGGCAGGATGCGATTCTCGATGTCCAGGACACCTACTTTGACCGTTTCGAAGCCACCGGAATGGAGAACAAAATCGGCTCCCGCGACTCGGCGTTTAAAACCTCTCTTGAGGCGCACTTTACGCGCATGGTCAGCCTGATGAAGGCCAACCAGCCGCCGGAAAAACTGGTTGCCGAAGCCGCTGCGCTGGAGCAGGACCTGCAAAAAGCTGTGGCTATGCTGGGCGAGGGCGAAGAGACCCAATGGAGCCTGCTGCTCTACAGCCTGATGATCATCGTGCGCGAAGGGCTGGAAGCGCTGTTGATTGTGGCGGCTATCGTGGCCTATCTGGTTAAAAACAACCATCACGATAAACTGCCGCTGATTCGTCAGTCGGTGATTGTGGCGCTGGTGGCCAGCGTGGCGACGGCGTTTATCTTCCAACTGCTGTTTACCAACTCTGGCGCCAGCCGGGAGCTGCTGGAAGGGGTCACCATGCTGATTGCCGTGGTGATGCTGTTCTTTATGAGCTACTGGCTGCTGTCGAAGGTCGAAGCCCGCCACTGGAAAGCCTGGCTTGAGGGCAAACTCTCCCATTCGCTGTCGCGCGGATCGCTGGTAGGGCTGTGGCTGACCAGCTTTCTCGCGGTCTATCGCGAGGGTGCCGAAACGGTGCTGTTCTACTACGCCCTGATTGGCGATGCTCAGGGGCTGCCGGGTCATCTGGCCATCGGTGCCGGGTTTGTTATCGGCTGCGTGGTGTTGCTCATTGCCTGGCTCGTCATGCGCTACTCGGTAGTTCGACTGCCGCTTAAACCCTTCTTCATGTTCACCGGCGGTTTTATGTACCTGATGGCGTTTGTATTCGCCGGTAAAGGGGTACTGGAACTGGTGGAGGGCAAACTATTCCAGCCAACGTTGATTAACGGGATGCCCGAAATCAGCTGGCTGGGGATTTACCCCTACGTGGAAACGCTGTTACCACAAATTGTATTGCTGCTCGCGGCGCTGGTGGCGCTATGGATCATGCGCCGCCGCCGGGCACCCGATGAGACCATTAAAACAAGTTTCTAA
- a CDS encoding iron transporter yields the protein MTIKKTLIISATVASIFTAPAALAFKEYPAGEPVTMNEMEIAAVYLQPIDMEPRGMGLPAAKSDIHLEADIHAVEGGKNGFGAGEWIPYLTISYTLVNSDTGEKQEGTFMPMVASDGPHYGANIKMMGVGNYKVTYHIDPPSKAGMHRHTDSETGVGRWWKPFDVSYEFKYVGLN from the coding sequence ATGACCATTAAGAAGACCCTGATTATCAGCGCGACCGTAGCCAGTATTTTCACCGCACCTGCGGCGCTGGCTTTTAAAGAGTATCCGGCTGGTGAACCCGTCACCATGAATGAGATGGAGATCGCTGCGGTTTACCTGCAGCCGATCGATATGGAACCGCGCGGTATGGGTTTGCCGGCAGCGAAATCGGATATCCATCTGGAAGCCGATATTCATGCTGTTGAAGGCGGTAAAAATGGTTTTGGCGCAGGTGAATGGATCCCTTATCTGACCATCTCCTATACCCTGGTCAATAGCGACACCGGCGAAAAACAAGAAGGCACCTTTATGCCGATGGTGGCGAGCGATGGCCCGCACTACGGTGCGAATATCAAGATGATGGGCGTCGGTAACTACAAAGTGACCTACCACATTGACCCGCCGTCAAAAGCCGGGATGCACCGTCATACCGATAGCGAAACCGGCGTTGGCCGCTGGTGGAAGCCGTTTGATGTGAGCTATGAGTTTAAGTATGTCGGCCTGAACTAA
- a CDS encoding Fe-S-containing protein, which yields MSYFFVTTLQVFFCITLLSAVLWGRGNPPALRPLVWTLLTALAGGLIAGLFIRPSQSLELLFVGAEILVSLLFLLSFWWSTPRVRYLWQWILTFGAARHWALDPNLGGLTSTHVLNTDLLLNLTALVLAFALLCLACALCAMLLRRMRGFYWPLTLLLMVLLWLPLSGNLLLLLMKLQVVPLLKPLLSFVAKVTNNAAMYNWAAAAVLLLMCLFWIPALRRYCRKVKATDEPISRRLALAERRGATRLWLTTICCALAIIGGQLWWDLVASQPPRLSEAQPVTLAADGQVHIPVEQVRDGKLHRFVWVADDGKAIRFFIINRYPDKLRFGVVFDACLLCGDQGYVMEGNQVICVACGVHIFIPSIGKPGGCNPVPIDDWRNDEKELTIPGAALAVGGNYFSTVLTIKVTDPVDGSSLTNTSADFKYSYGGKTWFFSSEANYDRFRNAPEQFVPDAAKEE from the coding sequence ATGAGCTATTTTTTCGTCACGACGCTACAGGTCTTTTTCTGCATCACGCTGCTCTCCGCCGTACTCTGGGGCCGCGGCAACCCTCCTGCACTGCGCCCGCTGGTCTGGACGTTGCTCACCGCGCTGGCTGGCGGACTGATCGCCGGGCTGTTTATTCGCCCGAGCCAGTCGCTGGAGCTTCTTTTCGTTGGTGCTGAAATTCTCGTTTCACTGCTATTTTTGCTGAGCTTCTGGTGGTCAACGCCGCGGGTTCGCTATCTGTGGCAATGGATCCTGACCTTTGGCGCGGCCCGCCACTGGGCGCTGGACCCGAACCTCGGCGGCCTGACCTCCACACACGTGCTGAATACCGATCTGCTGCTGAATCTGACCGCGCTGGTGCTGGCGTTCGCGCTTTTGTGCCTGGCGTGTGCGCTCTGCGCCATGCTGCTGCGCCGGATGCGCGGGTTCTACTGGCCGCTGACCCTGCTGCTGATGGTTCTGTTGTGGCTGCCGCTGAGCGGGAATTTGCTGCTGCTGTTGATGAAGCTACAGGTGGTGCCGCTGCTCAAGCCGCTGCTGAGCTTTGTCGCCAAAGTGACCAATAATGCGGCGATGTACAACTGGGCCGCCGCCGCGGTACTGCTGTTAATGTGCCTGTTCTGGATCCCGGCGCTGCGCCGCTATTGCCGCAAGGTAAAAGCCACCGACGAGCCGATCTCCCGCCGTCTGGCGCTGGCCGAACGCCGTGGGGCGACCCGACTGTGGCTCACGACTATTTGCTGCGCGCTGGCGATTATCGGCGGCCAGCTATGGTGGGATCTGGTGGCTTCGCAGCCGCCGCGCTTGTCCGAGGCGCAGCCGGTCACGCTGGCCGCTGACGGTCAGGTGCATATTCCGGTCGAACAGGTGCGCGATGGCAAATTGCATCGCTTCGTCTGGGTGGCGGATGACGGCAAAGCGATTCGCTTTTTTATCATTAACCGCTATCCCGACAAACTGCGTTTCGGCGTGGTGTTCGACGCCTGCCTGCTGTGCGGCGATCAGGGGTATGTGATGGAAGGCAATCAGGTGATTTGCGTTGCCTGCGGCGTGCACATCTTTATTCCTTCCATTGGCAAACCCGGTGGATGCAACCCGGTGCCGATCGACGACTGGCGCAACGATGAAAAAGAGCTGACGATACCCGGCGCGGCGCTGGCCGTGGGAGGGAACTATTTCTCTACCGTCCTGACAATTAAAGTGACCGACCCGGTGGATGGTTCGAGCCTGACCAACACCAGCGCCGACTTCAAATACAGCTATGGCGGCAAAACCTGGTTCTTCTCATCAGAAGCGAACTATGACCGTTTCCGCAATGCGCCAGAGCAGTTTGTTCCTGACGCGGCGAAGGAGGAGTAG
- a CDS encoding ABC transporter permease — protein sequence MLWRMIYQSWGRNLRRKALAVLTVFLATSLISALLAVSIDIGDKMSRELKSYGANILIEPAGQAALPALFSEQSNPLASDDFLDESELPNIKDIFWRNNIVGFAPMLGGEVSVDGHDIRVLGTFFSQPVDIPDEEGYETGQRTVSPFWQVSGEWPQEPAGETPQTLVGHALARNYGWKPGDRLALKVADNVVNVQVSGILSSGGDEDNQLVMPLSVVQQLLNLPGKVQAIRVSALTVPENELSRRAREDLEALNAEEYDLWYCTAYVSSIAHQLEEAISGAEVRPVWQVAASEGVVIDKIQLLMGVVTLAALAAAAMGIASLMTSTIMERAKEIGLMKALGARQWQILLLFYLEAALGGLAGGALGCIAGWGLAKAIGLMLFDTPLNFAWVVVPCVLVIAVLIALIGTWFPARRIARLYPVEVLYGR from the coding sequence ATGCTGTGGCGAATGATCTACCAGTCATGGGGGCGCAATCTGCGGCGTAAAGCGCTGGCGGTATTGACCGTGTTTCTGGCGACCAGCCTGATCTCGGCGCTGCTGGCAGTCTCTATCGACATCGGCGACAAGATGTCCCGCGAGCTTAAATCCTACGGCGCCAATATTCTGATTGAGCCTGCAGGGCAGGCGGCGCTGCCCGCGCTGTTTAGCGAGCAAAGCAACCCGCTGGCTAGCGACGATTTTCTGGATGAATCCGAGCTGCCGAATATCAAAGATATCTTCTGGCGCAACAACATTGTTGGCTTCGCACCGATGCTCGGCGGCGAAGTGAGCGTGGATGGCCATGATATCCGCGTGCTGGGGACCTTTTTCAGCCAGCCGGTCGATATCCCGGATGAAGAGGGATACGAAACCGGGCAGCGGACGGTCAGCCCGTTCTGGCAGGTGAGCGGCGAATGGCCGCAGGAGCCGGCCGGTGAGACACCGCAAACCCTGGTCGGCCACGCGCTGGCGCGAAACTACGGCTGGAAGCCCGGCGATCGCCTGGCGTTAAAGGTTGCGGATAACGTGGTAAACGTGCAGGTGAGCGGTATTTTATCCAGCGGCGGCGATGAAGATAACCAGCTGGTCATGCCGCTCAGCGTGGTGCAGCAACTGCTGAATCTGCCGGGGAAAGTGCAGGCGATCCGCGTGTCGGCGCTGACGGTGCCGGAAAACGAACTGTCGCGTCGGGCGCGTGAGGATCTCGAAGCGCTGAATGCCGAAGAGTACGATCTGTGGTACTGCACCGCCTATGTGTCGTCTATCGCCCACCAGCTTGAGGAGGCGATTTCCGGGGCGGAAGTGCGTCCGGTCTGGCAGGTTGCCGCTTCGGAAGGCGTGGTTATCGATAAAATTCAGCTGTTAATGGGCGTGGTAACTTTAGCCGCGCTGGCCGCCGCCGCGATGGGCATCGCCTCATTGATGACCAGCACCATTATGGAACGCGCCAAGGAGATTGGCCTGATGAAAGCGCTGGGCGCGCGGCAGTGGCAAATTCTGCTGCTGTTCTATCTTGAGGCGGCGCTGGGCGGTCTGGCCGGAGGAGCCCTGGGCTGCATTGCCGGATGGGGTCTGGCGAAGGCTATTGGCCTGATGCTGTTTGATACGCCGCTTAATTTTGCCTGGGTGGTGGTGCCCTGCGTGCTGGTGATTGCGGTGCTAATTGCGTTAATCGGCACCTGGTTCCCGGCGCGGCGTATTGCCCGTCTTTATCCTGTGGAGGTGCTGTATGGCCGCTAA